In Lampris incognitus isolate fLamInc1 chromosome 20, fLamInc1.hap2, whole genome shotgun sequence, one genomic interval encodes:
- the lratb.2 gene encoding lecithin retinol acyltransferase b, tandem duplicate 2, whose protein sequence is MFPLRLIALLFITVQENDQEEKEWPREKDREKNSKNGGESKYDLRFQRGDLLEVPRTLFTHFGIYLGGGRVAHLIPDILPVVSNDQCWIKQMVTNNRLIMGVLAKCASVRVDSVDDFAYGSEILINKMDKVCSRPPLPGEEVARRAEKLQGSITYSLLWYNCEHFVMYCRYGTAMSFQTFQFCKTVRKMVLSRRVAKVTAVLGVGLILYLNALSVCSILLVILLPFLIWMAS, encoded by the exons ATGTTTCCTCTGCGGCTCATCGCTCTGCTCTTCATCACAGTTCAGGAGAATGACCAGGAAGAGAAAGAGTGGcctagagagaaagatagagagaaaaaCTCAAAGAACGGTGGAGAGAGTAAGTATGACTTGCGCTTTCAGAGGGGAGATCTGTTGGAAGTCCCCAGGACGCTGTTCACCCACTTTGGCATCTACCTCGGAGGAGGAAG aGTAGCTCATCTAATTCCAGATATCCTGCCCGTGGTCTCCAATGACCAGTGTTGGATCAAACAGATGGTCACCAACAACCGACTCATAATGGGAGTACTGGCCAAG TGCGCCAGCGTGAGAGTGGACTCTGTGGACGACTTCGCTTACGGATCCGAGATTCTCATTAACAAGATGGATAAG GTGTGCAGCCGCCCCCCACTGCCGGGAGAGGAGGTGGCTCGACGGGCCGAGAAACTACAAGGTTCAATCACCTACAGTCTGCTGTGGTACAACTGTGAGCACTTTGTCATGTACTGTCGCTACGGCACCGCCATGAGCTTCCAGACATTTCAG tTCTGTAAGACAGTGAGGAAGATGGTGCTGAGTCGTCGTGTTGCGAAGGTTACAGCAGTACTGGGAGTGGGTCTCATCCTCTACCTCaatgctctgtctgtctgctccatCCTGCTAGTGATCCTGTTACCCTTTCTCATATGGATGGCCTCCtag